From the Hymenobacter yonginensis genome, one window contains:
- a CDS encoding PAS domain-containing sensor histidine kinase codes for MSQLSDPDQSAPSRLPAPDARRVTELEQQVQALLARQAELEQQVAALPPPASETRFRRLFEQSADAVLLVHDLHIVDCNEAALRMVGATAKEQLLHKPVTYLVPDFQPDGEQSAEAIRRHYQTLRDQGTHRFEWYRYNLRGQAMWLEIVLTNINVSGEQLVYVVWRDITGQRAAREQLRVEKEFTKSLLDNSVDVVVALDREGVITAWNREAERYSGLTEAQVLGQSLFELFPHFGDQTGRAAFRQVLETGTRNLRANVPYVNHPGQYDAYMVPLRSEAPAAITGVLVVVRDITERNRMQEETTRLHLTRQQEVLSAILTTQEAERKRIAEALHNGVGQLLYATKLHLQRSTDANRDKSLTLLEDAIRMTRTISFELTPGILEDFGLEYALGELIRRIPQASLKASLHVSGLEASLPKLLEVAVYRMVQELFNNIIKHASAQEAFIHVVREADQLSISVEDNGHGFNPEPLPDALPGIGLPGIRSRVGLLGGTLNIASRPGQGTIISIELPVR; via the coding sequence ATGAGCCAGCTTTCCGACCCCGACCAGTCCGCCCCGTCCCGCCTGCCGGCGCCGGACGCCCGGCGCGTAACCGAGCTGGAGCAGCAGGTGCAGGCGCTGCTGGCGCGGCAGGCCGAGCTGGAGCAGCAGGTGGCTGCCCTGCCGCCGCCGGCCAGCGAAACCCGGTTCCGGCGCCTGTTCGAGCAAAGCGCCGACGCCGTGCTGCTGGTGCACGACCTGCACATCGTGGACTGCAACGAAGCGGCCCTGCGGATGGTGGGCGCCACCGCCAAGGAGCAGCTGCTGCACAAGCCCGTCACGTACCTGGTGCCCGATTTTCAGCCTGATGGCGAACAGTCGGCGGAGGCCATCCGGCGCCACTACCAGACGCTGCGCGACCAGGGCACGCACCGCTTCGAGTGGTACCGCTACAACCTGCGGGGGCAGGCTATGTGGCTGGAAATCGTGCTGACCAACATCAACGTGAGCGGCGAGCAGCTGGTCTATGTGGTGTGGCGCGACATCACCGGGCAGCGGGCGGCGCGCGAGCAGCTGCGGGTGGAAAAGGAGTTCACCAAGAGTCTGCTCGATAACAGTGTGGATGTGGTGGTGGCCCTCGACCGGGAAGGCGTCATCACGGCCTGGAACCGCGAAGCCGAGCGCTACTCCGGCCTAACAGAAGCCCAGGTGCTGGGGCAAAGCCTTTTCGAGCTTTTTCCGCACTTCGGCGACCAGACCGGGCGCGCTGCTTTCCGGCAGGTGCTGGAAACCGGCACCCGCAATCTGCGGGCGAACGTGCCCTACGTCAACCACCCCGGGCAGTACGACGCCTACATGGTGCCGCTGCGCAGCGAAGCCCCGGCCGCCATTACGGGGGTGCTGGTGGTGGTCCGCGACATTACGGAGCGCAACCGGATGCAGGAAGAAACCACGCGCCTGCATCTGACCCGGCAGCAGGAGGTGCTGTCGGCCATTCTCACCACTCAGGAAGCCGAGCGCAAGCGCATTGCCGAGGCCCTGCACAACGGCGTGGGCCAGCTGCTCTACGCCACCAAGCTGCATCTGCAGCGCTCCACCGACGCCAACCGCGACAAGAGCCTGACCCTGCTCGAAGACGCCATCCGGATGACGCGCACCATCTCCTTCGAGCTGACCCCCGGGATTCTGGAGGACTTCGGGCTGGAATACGCTCTGGGTGAGCTGATCCGGCGTATTCCGCAGGCCAGCCTGAAGGCCTCGCTGCACGTTTCGGGGCTGGAAGCGTCGCTGCCGAAGCTGCTGGAGGTGGCCGTGTACCGCATGGTGCAGGAGCTGTTCAACAACATCATCAAGCACGCCAGCGCGCAGGAGGCCTTTATTCACGTGGTGCGCGAAGCCGACCAGCTCTCTATTTCGGTGGAAGACAACGGCCACGGCTTCAACCCCGAGCCTCTGCCCGACGCGCTGCCCGGCATCGGGCTGCCCGGTATCCGGAGCCGGGTAGGCTTGCTGGGCGGCACCCTCAACATTGCTTCCCGCCCCGGCCAGGGCACCATCATCAGCATCGAGCTGCCCGTGCGGTAG
- a CDS encoding MFS transporter, which produces MPASAPPLLPAASSPFTPLRIPIFRMLWIASFVSNIGTWMQNVGAVGLMTQLTPSPVLVALLQTASALPVFLLSLPAGALADLVDRRKMLLTTQTWMATVALLLAAITLLGFNNPWLLLLLTFLLGLGGALNNPVWQTVTPELVPRAELPQAIALNSVSFNLARAFGPALGGLVIGYFSAGAAFLLNGLSFLATIYMVYSWKRAPQATSALATERVVAAIRGGVRYARFSPPVQHILVRGVSFTFGASALLALMPAVVIRQLQLPTSFYSILLSCMGAGAVLGALLLPRLNQRLSIDWRVTLATAAFALGLLGLAYSGSKPLLMALLVLVGLAWMLVLNSFSVGVQTVVPRWVQARTISLYLLTIQGGMALGSVVWGAVASRWGLPAALAGAASWLTLSTLLGLRFSLYNAPETLDHTPARPRPEPQLAEAPVPTAGPVIITTTYHVAPENRPTFTYLMDQLADIRRREGAIGWGLYVDLAEPTRLVEYFMTESWEEHAQQHERGVSRDEAALKAQLRELHQGPEPPAVAHLLAQTYTAATPPPVMVPGSTRLVASTAGEAT; this is translated from the coding sequence ATGCCTGCCTCCGCTCCGCCGCTCCTGCCCGCCGCCTCTTCGCCGTTTACACCGCTGCGCATCCCTATTTTCCGGATGCTCTGGATTGCGTCGTTTGTGAGCAACATCGGCACCTGGATGCAGAACGTGGGCGCCGTGGGGCTGATGACGCAGCTCACGCCCTCGCCGGTGCTGGTGGCCCTGCTCCAGACGGCCTCGGCGCTGCCCGTGTTTCTGCTGAGTCTGCCCGCCGGCGCCCTCGCCGACCTCGTGGACCGGCGCAAGATGCTGCTCACCACCCAGACCTGGATGGCCACGGTGGCGCTACTGCTGGCGGCCATCACGCTGCTGGGCTTCAACAATCCGTGGTTGCTGCTGCTGCTCACGTTTCTGCTGGGGCTGGGCGGCGCCCTCAACAACCCGGTGTGGCAAACCGTAACGCCCGAGCTGGTGCCACGCGCTGAGCTGCCCCAGGCCATTGCCCTCAACAGCGTCAGCTTCAATCTGGCTCGCGCTTTTGGGCCGGCGCTGGGCGGGCTCGTGATTGGGTACTTCTCGGCGGGGGCGGCGTTTCTGCTGAATGGGCTGTCGTTTCTGGCCACCATCTACATGGTGTACAGCTGGAAGCGGGCGCCGCAGGCTACCTCTGCGCTGGCCACCGAGCGGGTGGTGGCCGCCATCCGGGGCGGGGTGCGCTACGCCCGGTTCTCGCCGCCGGTGCAGCACATTCTGGTGCGGGGCGTGAGCTTCACGTTTGGGGCCAGCGCCCTGCTGGCCCTGATGCCGGCCGTGGTGATCCGGCAGCTGCAGCTGCCCACTTCGTTCTACTCCATTCTGCTCTCGTGCATGGGCGCCGGGGCGGTGCTGGGGGCGCTGCTGCTGCCGCGCCTCAACCAGCGCCTCAGTATCGACTGGCGCGTGACGCTGGCTACGGCCGCCTTTGCGCTAGGGCTACTGGGCTTGGCTTATTCGGGCAGCAAGCCGCTGCTGATGGCGCTGCTGGTGCTGGTGGGGCTGGCCTGGATGCTGGTGCTCAACTCGTTCAGCGTGGGCGTGCAGACGGTGGTGCCGCGCTGGGTGCAGGCCCGCACCATCAGCCTGTATTTGCTTACCATTCAGGGCGGTATGGCGTTGGGTAGCGTGGTGTGGGGCGCGGTGGCCAGCCGCTGGGGGCTGCCGGCGGCATTGGCCGGGGCCGCCAGCTGGCTTACGCTCAGCACGTTGCTGGGCCTGCGCTTCTCGCTCTACAACGCGCCCGAAACCCTCGACCACACGCCCGCCCGCCCCCGTCCCGAGCCGCAGCTGGCAGAGGCCCCCGTCCCCACCGCCGGCCCGGTCATCATCACCACCACCTACCACGTCGCGCCCGAAAACCGCCCCACCTTCACCTACCTGATGGACCAGCTGGCCGACATCCGGCGGCGCGAAGGGGCCATCGGCTGGGGCCTGTACGTGGACCTGGCCGAGCCCACGCGCCTGGTGGAATACTTCATGACCGAGTCGTGGGAGGAACACGCCCAGCAGCACGAGCGGGGCGTAAGCCGCGACGAGGCAGCGCTGAAAGCCCAGCTCCGGGAGTTGCACCAGGGGCCCGAGCCGCCGGCAGTGGCGCACCTGCTGGCGCAGACGTACACCGCTGCCACGCCGCCCCCGGTGATGGTACCCGGCAGCACCCGCCTGGTAGCCAGCACCGCCGGCGAGGCCACGTAA
- a CDS encoding ABC transporter ATP-binding protein produces the protein MQLLYRYLRHYWGLLALALLLAAINQIFSLLDPFILGQIIDRYVSPALKITQRPTFWAFVSGGAGLLILKALGVAMVSRIAKNFQDYYTNVITQRLGAELYSDGLRHSLELPYQVFEDQRSGETLGKLQKVRTDVEKLIQSFINILFISLVGIIFVTWYALSVYWPIALVYFLTIPLLGALSFFLSKRIKVIQKTIVAETTALAGSTTESLRNIELIKSLGLAQQETQRLNATTGKILKLELKKVRYLRSLSFVQGTFVNLMRNVILLMLVFLVVQGVIQPGKFITFFFYSFAIFGPLQEMGTLINIYRETEASLANYQQILDTPKEVKPAHPKTIDQIETLAFDNVHFQHLTASAPALDGISFQTKLGETIAFVGPSGSGKTTLVKLLVGLYPPAQGRILYNGIPGPELDLDTLREQIGFVTQDTQLFAGTIRENLRFVAPNATDEQCLHAMHQAAADTLLARAPLGLDTVIGEGGVKVSGGEKQRLSIARALLRRPTLLVFDEATSALDSLTEEEISQTVRELSGSRQHITILIAHRLSTILHADRIFVLERGHVAEAGRHEELLEQRGLYYAMWRQQIGERPQASIRPQRQPA, from the coding sequence ATGCAATTACTCTACCGCTACCTGCGCCACTACTGGGGCCTGCTGGCCCTGGCTCTGCTGTTAGCCGCCATCAACCAGATATTTTCCCTGCTCGACCCTTTCATTCTGGGGCAGATTATCGACCGGTACGTATCGCCGGCCCTGAAAATCACCCAGCGCCCCACGTTTTGGGCGTTTGTTTCGGGTGGGGCCGGGCTGCTGATTCTCAAGGCCCTGGGCGTAGCCATGGTGTCGCGCATCGCCAAAAACTTCCAGGACTACTACACCAACGTCATCACCCAGCGGCTGGGCGCTGAGCTGTACTCCGACGGCCTGCGCCACTCGCTGGAGCTTCCCTACCAGGTGTTTGAGGATCAGCGCTCGGGCGAAACGCTGGGCAAGCTCCAGAAGGTGCGTACCGACGTGGAGAAGCTGATTCAGAGCTTCATCAACATCCTATTCATCTCGTTGGTAGGTATCATTTTCGTGACGTGGTACGCCCTGAGCGTGTACTGGCCCATTGCCTTGGTGTACTTCCTCACCATTCCGCTGCTGGGCGCGCTGAGCTTTTTCCTGAGCAAGCGCATCAAGGTGATTCAGAAAACCATTGTGGCCGAAACCACGGCGCTGGCCGGCTCCACCACCGAGAGTTTGCGCAACATTGAGCTGATCAAGAGCCTGGGGCTGGCCCAGCAGGAAACCCAGCGCCTGAACGCCACCACCGGCAAAATTCTGAAGCTGGAGCTGAAAAAGGTGCGCTACCTCCGCTCCCTCTCGTTTGTGCAGGGCACGTTTGTGAACCTGATGCGCAACGTGATTCTGCTGATGCTGGTGTTTCTGGTGGTGCAGGGCGTGATTCAGCCGGGCAAGTTCATCACGTTCTTCTTCTACTCCTTCGCCATTTTCGGGCCATTGCAGGAAATGGGCACCCTCATCAACATCTACCGCGAAACCGAGGCCTCGCTGGCCAACTACCAGCAAATCCTCGACACGCCCAAGGAAGTCAAGCCGGCCCACCCCAAAACCATCGACCAGATCGAAACCCTGGCCTTCGACAACGTGCACTTTCAGCACCTGACGGCCAGCGCCCCCGCCCTCGACGGCATCAGCTTCCAGACCAAGCTGGGCGAAACCATTGCCTTCGTGGGCCCCTCGGGCTCGGGCAAAACCACGCTCGTGAAGCTGCTGGTGGGCCTCTACCCGCCCGCCCAGGGCCGGATTCTCTACAACGGCATCCCCGGCCCTGAGCTGGACCTGGACACCCTGCGCGAGCAAATCGGCTTCGTGACCCAGGACACCCAGCTGTTTGCCGGCACCATCCGCGAAAACCTGCGCTTCGTGGCCCCCAATGCTACCGACGAGCAGTGCCTGCACGCCATGCACCAGGCCGCCGCCGACACCCTGCTGGCCCGCGCCCCGCTGGGCCTGGATACGGTGATTGGCGAAGGCGGCGTGAAGGTTTCGGGCGGCGAAAAGCAGCGCCTGAGCATCGCCCGGGCGTTGTTGCGCCGCCCCACCCTGCTGGTATTCGATGAAGCTACCTCGGCCCTTGACTCACTTACGGAAGAGGAAATCAGCCAGACTGTACGCGAGCTGTCGGGCTCGCGCCAGCACATCACCATCCTCATTGCCCACCGCCTGAGCACCATCCTGCACGCCGACCGCATCTTCGTGCTGGAGCGCGGCCACGTAGCCGAAGCCGGCCGCCACGAGGAGTTGCTGGAGCAGCGCGGCCTCTACTACGCCATGTGGCGCCAGCAGATCGGCGAGCGGCCCCAGGCCTCCATCCGCCCCCAGCGCCAGCCGGCGTAA
- a CDS encoding M48 family metalloprotease, with amino-acid sequence MTLHPRLIRRFAGSLLAGWLLLAGTAGAQSYSAPQRDVLREITEVVGLKPRFELLATSQVQNAAAVVYSGKRYLLYNPRFVTAVNQAGRTDWAGISILAHEMGHHLNGHTLRPGGSNPADELEADEFSGFVLRKMGASLAQAQAGMAVVSDEQASPTHPGRSTRLSAINEGWQRATQQIVASTRGTAPSASPAMVVSRPMPAPVATVASRISQPSNTIGRITFRSNPAELYYLTSHLNIVRLNQEARTTQVVGRLTRSDSVSYPYIIVDGQQRRLFVSAAGGVFDANGRQVAMLSDPS; translated from the coding sequence ATGACGCTTCACCCTCGCCTTATTCGTCGCTTTGCCGGCTCGCTGCTGGCTGGGTGGCTGCTGCTGGCTGGCACGGCCGGTGCCCAATCCTACTCCGCTCCGCAGCGCGATGTACTGCGCGAAATCACCGAAGTGGTAGGCCTCAAGCCCCGCTTCGAGCTGCTGGCCACCTCGCAAGTGCAGAATGCCGCCGCTGTGGTGTACAGCGGCAAGCGCTACCTGCTTTACAACCCACGGTTTGTGACGGCCGTGAACCAGGCCGGCCGCACCGACTGGGCCGGCATCAGCATCCTGGCCCACGAGATGGGCCACCACCTCAACGGCCATACCCTGCGCCCCGGCGGCTCCAACCCCGCCGACGAGCTGGAAGCCGATGAGTTTTCGGGGTTTGTGCTGCGCAAGATGGGTGCCAGTCTGGCGCAGGCACAGGCCGGCATGGCCGTGGTGTCCGACGAGCAGGCCTCGCCCACGCACCCCGGCCGCAGCACCCGCCTGAGCGCCATCAATGAGGGCTGGCAGCGCGCCACCCAGCAGATTGTGGCCAGCACCCGCGGCACCGCGCCTTCGGCCTCACCGGCTATGGTCGTGAGCCGGCCCATGCCCGCGCCGGTCGCCACGGTGGCCAGCCGCATCAGCCAGCCCAGCAACACCATCGGCAGAATCACGTTCCGCAGCAACCCCGCCGAGCTGTACTACCTCACCAGCCACCTCAACATCGTGCGCCTCAATCAGGAGGCCCGCACCACGCAGGTGGTGGGCCGCCTCACCCGCTCCGATTCGGTGTCGTATCCTTATATCATCGTCGATGGGCAGCAGCGCCGCCTGTTCGTGAGTGCCGCCGGGGGCGTGTTCGACGCCAACGGCCGCCAGGTCGCCATGCTCTCCGACCCGTCCTGA
- a CDS encoding PhzF family phenazine biosynthesis protein produces the protein MPVYPFLLVDAFTETALGGNSCAVVLDADNLTTDQMQRLAQEFNQPETAFVRRSTTADFAVRYFTPAEEIPLAGHPTIATLTALLHTGRLPRPTHATPLTLELLHGPIAVAVEPAESGRPHLVHMTQRRPVFGQVHDAAEVLPMFGLTPADLLPGAVVQTVSTGTPQLMVPLRDAATLRRAHLAQPEALLAYRQATGFFSSHLFCLEGATPAGRTFARHICTPPDVLEDPVTGSATGGMGAYLWHYGLLDSPAFLAEQGHWLGRPGTVQVLVQGPPTDIEAVRISGTGVVVLEGRLTL, from the coding sequence ATGCCCGTTTATCCTTTTCTGCTGGTCGATGCCTTCACCGAAACCGCACTGGGCGGCAACTCCTGCGCCGTGGTGCTCGACGCCGACAACCTGACCACCGACCAGATGCAGCGCCTGGCCCAGGAATTCAACCAGCCCGAAACCGCCTTCGTGCGCCGCTCCACCACCGCCGACTTTGCCGTGCGCTACTTCACGCCGGCCGAGGAAATTCCGCTGGCCGGCCACCCCACTATTGCCACGCTCACGGCGCTGCTGCACACTGGCCGCCTGCCCCGCCCTACGCACGCCACGCCCCTTACGCTGGAGCTGCTGCACGGGCCCATTGCGGTGGCCGTGGAGCCCGCCGAGTCCGGCCGCCCGCACCTGGTGCACATGACGCAGCGCCGCCCCGTGTTCGGGCAGGTGCACGACGCCGCCGAGGTGCTGCCGATGTTCGGCCTCACGCCCGCCGACCTGCTACCCGGCGCCGTGGTACAGACCGTGAGCACCGGCACCCCGCAGCTGATGGTGCCCCTGCGCGACGCCGCCACCCTGCGCCGGGCGCACCTGGCCCAGCCCGAGGCGCTACTTGCCTACCGGCAGGCCACCGGCTTTTTCAGCTCCCACCTGTTTTGCCTGGAAGGTGCCACGCCGGCGGGCCGCACGTTTGCGCGCCACATCTGCACCCCACCCGATGTGCTCGAAGACCCCGTCACGGGCTCGGCTACCGGCGGCATGGGAGCCTACCTCTGGCACTACGGCCTGCTCGACTCGCCGGCGTTTCTGGCCGAACAAGGCCACTGGCTGGGCCGCCCCGGCACGGTGCAGGTGCTGGTACAGGGCCCGCCCACTGACATCGAGGCGGTCCGCATCAGCGGGACGGGCGTGGTGGTGCTCGAAGGACGCCTTACGCTGTAG
- the mutM gene encoding DNA-formamidopyrimidine glycosylase yields the protein MPELPEVETYRRFLDDLVVDQTITALEVKDPKVLATDEDTLRRALTGRTITRTSRLGKNCFLHLDDDRVLVLHFGMTGDVGAYRDEPDAPRFTRVALHLASGLRVAFVDARKFGRIRLAEGVAQYQKAKKLGPDALDITAAQLQQALGTRKPMIKPLLLDQSITAGLGNWIVDEVLFQARIHPERRAHTLSTAEFEALHAAIQLVLSTAIRHEATYRYFPASFLIHAREWDDSATPGTNNHIYCPRHPKTEIAKSYVGGRATYYCPRCQPPPTAAA from the coding sequence ATGCCCGAATTACCCGAGGTAGAAACCTACCGCCGCTTCCTCGACGACCTGGTGGTCGACCAGACCATCACGGCGCTGGAAGTGAAAGACCCGAAAGTGCTGGCCACCGACGAAGACACCCTGCGCCGCGCCCTCACCGGCCGCACCATCACGCGCACCAGCCGCCTGGGCAAAAACTGCTTTCTGCACCTCGATGACGACCGGGTACTGGTGCTGCACTTCGGCATGACCGGCGACGTGGGCGCCTACCGCGACGAGCCAGACGCCCCGCGCTTCACCCGCGTGGCCCTGCACCTGGCCAGCGGCCTGCGCGTGGCCTTCGTGGATGCCCGCAAGTTCGGCCGCATCCGGCTAGCCGAAGGCGTGGCGCAGTACCAGAAAGCCAAGAAGCTGGGCCCCGATGCCCTGGATATCACGGCCGCTCAGTTGCAGCAAGCCCTGGGCACGCGCAAGCCCATGATCAAGCCGCTGCTGCTGGATCAGAGCATCACGGCCGGCCTCGGAAATTGGATTGTAGACGAAGTTCTGTTCCAAGCGCGGATTCATCCGGAGCGGCGGGCCCACACACTCAGCACCGCCGAGTTTGAGGCCCTGCACGCGGCTATTCAGTTGGTGCTCAGTACGGCCATCCGGCACGAGGCCACCTACCGGTATTTCCCGGCTTCGTTCCTGATTCATGCCCGTGAGTGGGACGATTCAGCTACCCCAGGCACGAATAACCATATTTACTGTCCGCGTCATCCTAAAACTGAAATAGCAAAAAGCTACGTAGGTGGCCGCGCTACCTATTACTGCCCGCGGTGCCAGCCGCCGCCGACCGCTGCTGCATAG
- a CDS encoding SDR family NAD(P)-dependent oxidoreductase translates to MTSTTRNNWLAAAGAGLALAAATLWSNRRGTYDLRGRVVLVTGGSRGLGLILARQAVAEGAKVAICARDADELERARQELAADGAQVMALVRDLTNAVEVRTLVAEVQQQLGPIDVLVNNAGIITAGPLDHMELREYEESMDTHFWAPLHAMQAVLPDMRLRGEGRIVNIASVGGKVAVPHLVPYSASKFALVGLSEGFRAELRQYGIQVTTVCPGLLRTGSPRNAIVKGQHRKEYAWFTIADSLPALTVAADSAARQIWNACRRGDAEIIIGLPAKLLSAFHGLAPGTTADLLSWVNRTLPAPTGEQGDARHFGHESESELSQSWLTTLTRKAEKDNNERP, encoded by the coding sequence ATGACTTCAACTACCCGAAACAACTGGCTGGCCGCCGCTGGCGCCGGCCTAGCGCTGGCCGCCGCCACGCTCTGGAGCAACCGCCGCGGCACCTACGACCTGCGCGGCCGCGTGGTGCTGGTAACCGGTGGCTCGCGCGGCCTGGGCCTTATTCTGGCCCGCCAGGCCGTAGCTGAAGGCGCCAAAGTAGCCATCTGCGCCCGCGACGCCGACGAGCTGGAGCGGGCCCGCCAGGAGCTGGCCGCCGACGGCGCGCAGGTGATGGCGCTGGTGCGCGACCTGACCAACGCCGTGGAAGTCCGCACGCTGGTGGCCGAGGTGCAGCAGCAGCTGGGGCCCATTGATGTGCTGGTCAACAACGCCGGCATCATCACGGCTGGCCCCCTCGACCACATGGAGCTGCGCGAGTACGAGGAGTCGATGGATACGCACTTCTGGGCTCCGCTGCACGCCATGCAGGCTGTACTGCCCGATATGCGCCTCCGCGGCGAAGGACGCATCGTCAATATTGCCTCGGTGGGCGGCAAGGTGGCCGTGCCGCACTTGGTGCCCTACAGTGCCAGCAAATTTGCGCTGGTGGGCTTGTCGGAAGGCTTTCGGGCCGAGCTGCGCCAGTACGGCATTCAGGTGACCACCGTCTGCCCCGGCTTGCTGCGCACGGGCAGCCCGCGCAATGCCATTGTGAAAGGCCAGCACCGCAAGGAATACGCCTGGTTCACCATTGCCGACTCGCTGCCCGCCCTCACCGTGGCGGCCGACTCGGCGGCCCGCCAGATCTGGAACGCCTGCCGCCGCGGCGACGCCGAAATCATCATTGGCCTGCCCGCCAAGCTGCTCTCGGCCTTCCACGGCCTGGCCCCCGGCACCACCGCCGACCTGCTGAGCTGGGTGAACCGGACGCTCCCGGCCCCCACCGGCGAGCAGGGCGACGCCCGCCACTTCGGCCACGAAAGCGAGTCGGAACTGTCGCAGTCGTGGCTGACGACGCTGACCCGTAAGGCCGAGAAGGACAACAACGAGCGGCCCTAA
- a CDS encoding sulfite exporter TauE/SafE family protein yields the protein MVTPVALGLLCFFAFLAGFIDSIVGGGGLIQLPAMLLLLKGTPVPTILGTGKVSSLMGTAAALRSYAGKVPIRWRAVGTAAAVAGVFSFLGARVVSQLPQELLPPLVLGLLVAIAIYTFWRKDFGSLHAPRLSAQREPLYGALVGLIIGFYDGFFGPGTGSFLLFAFVGLFGYDFITSSASAKLVNVATNLAALLYFAYTGQILWAVALPMALCNILGSTLGARLALRHGTGFVRVLFLVVVSGFIVKLSLQVFG from the coding sequence ATGGTAACTCCCGTGGCGCTCGGCCTGCTGTGTTTTTTTGCCTTTTTGGCCGGTTTCATTGATTCCATTGTGGGCGGCGGCGGCCTGATTCAACTGCCGGCCATGCTGCTGCTGCTCAAGGGCACGCCGGTGCCCACCATTCTGGGTACGGGCAAGGTGTCATCCTTGATGGGCACGGCGGCGGCGCTGCGCAGCTACGCCGGCAAGGTGCCCATCCGGTGGCGGGCCGTGGGTACGGCGGCGGCTGTGGCGGGCGTGTTTTCGTTTCTGGGGGCGCGGGTGGTGAGCCAGCTGCCGCAGGAGCTGCTGCCGCCGCTGGTGCTGGGGCTGCTGGTGGCCATTGCCATCTACACGTTCTGGCGCAAGGATTTCGGAAGCCTGCACGCCCCGCGGCTGTCGGCGCAGCGCGAGCCGCTCTACGGGGCGCTGGTTGGCCTTATCATCGGCTTCTACGACGGCTTCTTTGGGCCAGGTACTGGCTCGTTTCTGCTGTTTGCCTTCGTGGGTTTGTTCGGCTACGATTTCATCACCTCGTCGGCGTCGGCCAAGCTGGTGAACGTGGCCACCAACCTGGCGGCGTTGCTGTACTTCGCCTACACCGGCCAGATTCTGTGGGCCGTAGCCCTGCCCATGGCGCTCTGCAACATCCTGGGCTCCACGCTGGGCGCCCGCTTGGCGCTGCGCCACGGCACCGGCTTCGTGCGGGTGCTGTTTCTGGTGGTGGTCAGCGGCTTCATCGTGAAGCTGAGCCTGCAGGTGTTTGGGTGA
- a CDS encoding CatB-related O-acetyltransferase, which produces MHGPDPATLYPLPHHRKLVFLKNLVTRPNIIVGDYTYYDDLEDPANFERNVLYHFDFLGDRLIIGRFCALASGVKFIMNGGNHETTPVSTFPFAIFGGGWETLMDDQSVQEKYPSKGDTVVGHDVWIGYEATIMPGVHIGNGAVLAAKAVVTRDVPAYAIVAGNPAQVVRYRFDEAAIARLQALAWWHWPADKITRHLALLNAADLDALEAAE; this is translated from the coding sequence ATGCACGGCCCCGACCCCGCTACGCTGTACCCGCTGCCGCACCACCGCAAGCTTGTGTTCCTCAAAAACCTGGTTACCCGCCCCAACATCATCGTCGGCGACTACACCTATTATGATGACCTGGAAGACCCGGCCAACTTTGAGCGCAACGTGCTCTACCATTTCGACTTTTTGGGCGACAGGCTGATTATTGGCCGGTTCTGCGCCCTGGCATCCGGCGTGAAGTTCATTATGAACGGCGGCAACCACGAAACCACGCCGGTTTCCACGTTTCCGTTTGCCATTTTTGGGGGTGGCTGGGAGACGTTGATGGACGACCAATCGGTGCAGGAGAAATACCCCTCCAAGGGCGACACCGTGGTGGGGCACGACGTCTGGATTGGCTACGAGGCCACCATCATGCCCGGCGTGCACATCGGCAACGGCGCGGTACTGGCGGCCAAAGCTGTGGTAACGCGCGACGTGCCCGCCTACGCCATAGTAGCCGGCAACCCGGCCCAGGTGGTGCGCTACCGCTTCGACGAGGCTGCCATAGCGCGGCTGCAGGCGCTGGCGTGGTGGCACTGGCCCGCCGATAAAATCACGCGCCATCTGGCCCTGCTCAATGCTGCCGACCTCGATGCGCTGGAAGCTGCCGAGTAA